A genomic stretch from Xiphophorus maculatus strain JP 163 A chromosome 16, X_maculatus-5.0-male, whole genome shotgun sequence includes:
- the LOC102224081 gene encoding sodium-dependent neutral amino acid transporter B(0)AT2-like isoform X1 produces MMEKPTLDSSEERTWLGEGQSEVQLATSPDPTGPNDDDRPAWDSKIQYVLAQVGFSVGLGNVWRFPYLCHQNGGGAFMLLYVFLLLIVGVPLFFMELAAGQSIRQGSIGVWKHISPKLVGIGYSSCVVCFYVALYYNVIIAWSLFYLGNSFQYPLPWEQCPIEVGTNETVKECASSSPTQYFWFRKALNITNSIEESGEFNPIMTGCLLAAWAIVSLAMIKGIKSSARVMYFSSVFPYVVLFIFLIRGTLLDGAIDGITYMFYPKLEIWGNVQVWRQAATQVFFALGLGYGSVIAYSSYNPVHNNCHRDALMVSSINFMTSVLASLVVFVVLGFRAKTIALHCVAENLGVLNLMSSNGSSQHWWPSFNVTDPNSVSLPEYRQWYHEHGSTLGQFTDCNLEEEMNKGVEGTGLAFIAFTEVMALFPASPFWSTLFFLMLLNLGLSTMFGTMQGILTPLMDNFKLLGRHRTILTVFSCALGFIIGLLFTQRSGNYFVMMFDDYSATLPLVIVVIFETISVAWVYGTDRFLDDIELMLKWRPPVVYKYLWKYVCLLAMVGLLAASLLRMVFKGPTYTAWNQTAASEMTLEYPGWALAMIVLLIVFASLPVPIGYIHSVLKKRSALDVPPQEGPGPEVHRKLYTKCNSTDQLDSNSHPAPCEEDGVRPRTSFLPVGNEQYRLLPQQEEEEGEEEEEEDTGV; encoded by the exons ATG ATGGAGAAGCCCACTCTTGATTCCAGTGAAGAGAGAACCTGGCTGGGAGAGGGCCAGTCTGAGGTCCAGCTTGCAACCAGTCCTGACCCAACAGGGCCGAATGATGACGATCGACCGGCCTGGGATTCTAAAATCCAGTATGTGTTGGCTCAGGTCGGCTTCAGCGTGGGCTTGGGGAACGTCTGGAGGTTTCCATACCTTTGCCACCAAAATGGAGGAG GGGCCTTCATgcttttgtatgtttttcttttactgattGTGGGAGTCCCCCTGTTTTTTATGGAGCTGGCAGCTGGCCAAAGTATTCGACAGGGAAGCATTGGCGTATGGAAGCACATCTCCCCAAAACTGGTGGGGATCGGCTACTCCAGCTGTGTG gtttgtttttatgtagcTCTTTACTATAATGTCATCATTGCATGGAGTCTTTTCTACTTGGGAAATTCCTTCCAGTATCCTTTGCCGTGGGAACAGTGCCCGATTGAAGTAGGCACCAATGAAACAG TAAAGGAATGTGCGAGTAGCTCTCCAACGCAGTATTTCTGGTTCAGGAAAGCGCTGAACATCACCAATTCGATAGAGGAATCTGGAGAGTTTAACCCCATCATGACGGGATGCTTACTGGCTGCTTGGGCGATCGTATCGCTGGCTATGATCAAGGGCATCAAATCCTCTGCAAGG GTGATgtacttttcctcagtttttccCTATGTGGTGCTCTTCATTTTCCTCATCAGAGGGACGTTATTGGATGGAGCCATAGATGGAATCACATACATGTTTTATCCCAAA CTTGAGATTTGGGGGAACGTACAGGTGTGGCGCCAGGCAGCTACTCAGGTGTTTTTTGCATTGGGTCTGGGCTATGGCTCTGTTATCGCATATTCCTCCTACAATCCAGTCCACAACAACTGCCACAGGGATGCCCTGATGGTCTCCAGCATCAACTTTATGACATCTGTGCTGGCCTCACTGGTGGTGTTCGTGGTGCTGGGTTTCCGGGCCAAAACCATCGCCCTACATTGCGTTGCTGA AAATCTTGGTGTGTTAAATCTTATGTCCTCTAATGGATCCAGCCAGCACTGGTGGCCTTCGTTCAACGTTACGGATCCGAACTCTGTGTCTTTACCTGAATACAGACAGTGGTACCATGAGCACGGCTCCACACTGGGTCAGTTCACTGACTGCAATTTGGAGGAGGAGATGAACAAG GGCGTTGAGGGGACGGGCCTGGCATTCATAGCGTTCACTGAAGTCATGGCCCTCTTCCCGGCCAGCCCCTTCTGGTCCACGCTGTTTTTCCTGATGCTCCTCAACCTGGGCCTGAGCACCATGTTCGGGACCATGCAGGGAATCCTCACGCCTCTCATGGACAACTTTAAACTCCTCGGCCGCCATCGGACCATCCTCACCG tGTTCAGCTGTGCTTTGGGGTTCATAATTGGTTTATTGTTCACCCAGCGATCTGGCAATTATTTTGTGATGATGTTTGACGACTACTCTGCAACCCTACCACTTGTTATTGTTGTGATTTTCGAAACAATCAGTGTGGCATGGGTTTATGGCACAGATCG TTTCCTGGATGATATTGAACTCATGCTCAAGTGGCGCCCTCCGGTGGTGTACAAATATCTCTGGAAATACGTGTGTCTGCTGGCAAtggttggtctcctggctgccAGTTTACTGCGAATGGTTTTCAAGGGACCCACGTACACCGCCTGGAATCAGACCGCA GCCTCTGAGATGACACTGGAGTACCCAGGCTGGGCCCTGGCTATGATCGTCTTGCTCATCGTGTTCGCCAGCCTTCCTGTGCCCATCGGTTACATCCACTCCGTGCTGAAAAAGCGCTCCGCCCTCGACGTCCCCCCCCAGGAGGGCCCCGGCCCCGAGGTGCACCGCAAGCTGTACACCAAGTGCAACTCCACCGATCAGCTGGACTCCAACTCACATCCGGCCCCCTGTGAGGAAGACGGGGTTCGTCCCAGGACTTCCTTCCTGCCGGTGGGCAACGAGCAGTACCGGCTCCTtccacagcaggaggaggaggaaggggaagaagaagaggaggaagacacGGGAGTGTGA
- the LOC102223567 gene encoding nucleoside diphosphate kinase A-like isoform X2: MWTCVWQQKMPKGLPDVRERTLIAIKPDGVQRRLVGQIIQRFEQRGFKLVGLKMLQASQDVLSEHYCNLRTKPFYGSLLRYMTSGPLVVMVWEGHNVVQTSRTMVGNTNPAEAQAGTVRGDFSIHVSRNVVHASDSVEGAKKEIQLWFQTKDLLDWDSWDQTSNDDV, encoded by the exons GTCTCCCAGATGTGAGGGAGCGGACTCTCATCGCCATAAAGCCAGACGGAGTCCAGCGTCGCCTTGTTGGACAGATCATCCAGCGGTTCGAGCAGCGAGGTTTCAAATTGGTCGGGCTGAAGATGCTGCAG GCGTCTCAGGATGTCCTGTCCGAGCACTACTGCAACCTGAGGACCAAGCCGTTCTACGGCAGTCTGCTGCGCTACATGACCTCTGGACCCCTGGTTGTGATG GTATGGGAAGGGCATAACGTCGTTCAGACATCACGGACTATGGTGGGAAACACTAACCCGGCTGAGGCTCAGGCAGGAACCGTCAGAGGAGATTTCAGCATTCATGTCAGCAG GAACGTGGTCCATGCCAGTGACTCGGTGGAGGGGGCTAAGAAGGAGATCCAGCTGTGGTTTCAAACCAAAGACCTTTTGGACTGGGACTCCTGGGACCAGACCAGCAACGACGATGTGTGA
- the LOC102223823 gene encoding epidermal growth factor receptor kinase substrate 8-like protein 1, with protein MSTSPPQVIPRKPSGVKVLTPLREQHRSNGLPMITDAERENGTSGKSSRKKLMTAEREVEILNHCFDDIEKFMARLQQAAEARSVLNQRTKRSAKKSTKNDKQDLLTKKATPPSEQEFVDIFQKIKYSFCLLDRLKSSISQPDAPDLLHHIFLPLNLVVKTTEGPTLAASVKSPCMTRGAVSLLQEHLTGEEKELWKSLGPNWTSDASQKTVSAPPYSPVFLDGWQPQACDSAGRLLVDPIQLQHKEDAFNESMQKQSQPEHVQPAPKNYREGTEKANKNGIPPNGERMYHCNYDFVARNNDELSVLHGEKLEVLELSSDRFWKCRNSYDEIGLVPCNILEPLSALNSTEKIHPVLRTESRKTALPPRCFSYAPSSSDGFRPSATSRAERHQSMILPSNMTKEDGDRVMVMNNELLQRLAKKRNPLEEMAVPSTAGTSIPLNYHSQSAEVKAWLSAKGFSRGTVETLGVLNGAQLFSLKSEELCSVCPLEGERIYLQLLGQKSLLEDVRKVSELETVVEM; from the exons ATGTCGACGTCACCTCCTCAAGTGATTCCAAGAAAGCCTTCTGGGGTCAAAGTGCTGACTCCACTTCGAGAGCAACATCGTTCCAATGGGCTGCCCATGATCACAGACGCTGAGAGAG AGAACGGCACAAGCGGGAAGTCAAGCCGCAAAAAGCTGATGACTGCAGAAAGAGAAGtt GAAATCTTGAATCACTGCTTTGATGACATCGAGAAGTTCATGGCTCGCTTGCAACAAGCCGCGGAGGCCCGGAGCGTTCTCAACCAAAGGACCAAGAGGAGTGCCAAGAAAAGcaccaaaaatgacaaacaag ACTTGCTGACCAAGAAAGCGACCCCTCCGTCTGAGCAGGAATTTGTGGAcatctttcagaaaataaagtaCTCCTTCTGTTTATTG GATCGCTTGAAGTCATCCATCTCACAACCAGATGCACCAGATTTGCTCCACCACATCTTTTTACCTCTGAACTTG GTGGTGAAGACCACTGAGGGCCCGACATTAGCTGCATCCGTGAAGAGTCCATGTATGACCAGAGGTGCTGTTTCTCTGCTCCAAGAGCACCTGACTGGAGAGGAAAAGGAGCTGTGGAAATCCCTGGGACCCAACTGGACCTCAGACGC TTCGCAGAAGACCGTTTCTGCTCCTCCATATTCGCCTGTCTTCCTAGATGGGTGGCAGCCTCAGGCTTGCGACTCAGCTGGTCGGCTGCTGGTAGATCCCATCCAGTTGCAGCACAAAGAGGACGCTTTTAATGAAAGCATGCAGAAGCAAAGTCAACCGGAACATGTCCAACCTGCGCCCAAGAACTACAGAGAAGGGACCGAAAAAGC aaataaaaatgggatCCCACCAAATGGAGAGAGAATGTATCACTGTAATTACGACTTTGTGGCCAGAAACAATGATGAACTCTCTGTACTACATGGGGAAAAACTAGAG GTCCTTGAATTATCATCGGACCGCTTTTGGAAGTGCCGGAATAGTTATGACGAGATAGGACTTGTTCCGTGTAATATTCTGGAGCCTCTGTCTGCATTGAACAGCACAGAGAAAATCCATCCGGTGCTTCGAACAGAGTCAAGG AAAACAGCTCTCCCCCCTCGGTGTTTCTCGTACGCCCCGTCGAGCAGCGACGGGTTCAGGCCGAGCGCGACCAGCCGAGCAGAGCGACATCAGAGCATGATTCTGCCATCGAACATGACAAAAGAAGATGGCGACCGAG TCATGGTTATGAACAATGAGCTTCTGCAGCGGCTGGCTAAAAAAAGGAACCCGCTTGAAGAGATGGCGGTTCCCTCCACAGCTGGCACCTCGATCCCCCTGAACTACCACTCCCAAAGCGCTGAGGTGAAGGCCTGGCTCTCTGCGAAGGGCTTCAGTCGGGG GACAGTGGAGACGCTGGGAGTTTTGAATGGAGCTCAGCTCTTCTCCTTAAAGAGTGAGGAGCTCTGCAGTGTGTGTCCGCTGGAAGGAGAGCGCATTtacctgcagctgctgggaCAAAAGTCCCTTCTCGAG GACGTGCGCAAAGTTTCTGAACTAGAGACGGTGGTGGAGATGTGA
- the LOC102224081 gene encoding sodium-dependent neutral amino acid transporter B(0)AT2-like isoform X2 gives MEKPTLDSSEERTWLGEGQSEVQLATSPDPTGPNDDDRPAWDSKIQYVLAQVGFSVGLGNVWRFPYLCHQNGGGAFMLLYVFLLLIVGVPLFFMELAAGQSIRQGSIGVWKHISPKLVGIGYSSCVVCFYVALYYNVIIAWSLFYLGNSFQYPLPWEQCPIEVGTNETVKECASSSPTQYFWFRKALNITNSIEESGEFNPIMTGCLLAAWAIVSLAMIKGIKSSARVMYFSSVFPYVVLFIFLIRGTLLDGAIDGITYMFYPKLEIWGNVQVWRQAATQVFFALGLGYGSVIAYSSYNPVHNNCHRDALMVSSINFMTSVLASLVVFVVLGFRAKTIALHCVAENLGVLNLMSSNGSSQHWWPSFNVTDPNSVSLPEYRQWYHEHGSTLGQFTDCNLEEEMNKGVEGTGLAFIAFTEVMALFPASPFWSTLFFLMLLNLGLSTMFGTMQGILTPLMDNFKLLGRHRTILTVFSCALGFIIGLLFTQRSGNYFVMMFDDYSATLPLVIVVIFETISVAWVYGTDRFLDDIELMLKWRPPVVYKYLWKYVCLLAMVGLLAASLLRMVFKGPTYTAWNQTAASEMTLEYPGWALAMIVLLIVFASLPVPIGYIHSVLKKRSALDVPPQEGPGPEVHRKLYTKCNSTDQLDSNSHPAPCEEDGVRPRTSFLPVGNEQYRLLPQQEEEEGEEEEEEDTGV, from the exons ATGGAGAAGCCCACTCTTGATTCCAGTGAAGAGAGAACCTGGCTGGGAGAGGGCCAGTCTGAGGTCCAGCTTGCAACCAGTCCTGACCCAACAGGGCCGAATGATGACGATCGACCGGCCTGGGATTCTAAAATCCAGTATGTGTTGGCTCAGGTCGGCTTCAGCGTGGGCTTGGGGAACGTCTGGAGGTTTCCATACCTTTGCCACCAAAATGGAGGAG GGGCCTTCATgcttttgtatgtttttcttttactgattGTGGGAGTCCCCCTGTTTTTTATGGAGCTGGCAGCTGGCCAAAGTATTCGACAGGGAAGCATTGGCGTATGGAAGCACATCTCCCCAAAACTGGTGGGGATCGGCTACTCCAGCTGTGTG gtttgtttttatgtagcTCTTTACTATAATGTCATCATTGCATGGAGTCTTTTCTACTTGGGAAATTCCTTCCAGTATCCTTTGCCGTGGGAACAGTGCCCGATTGAAGTAGGCACCAATGAAACAG TAAAGGAATGTGCGAGTAGCTCTCCAACGCAGTATTTCTGGTTCAGGAAAGCGCTGAACATCACCAATTCGATAGAGGAATCTGGAGAGTTTAACCCCATCATGACGGGATGCTTACTGGCTGCTTGGGCGATCGTATCGCTGGCTATGATCAAGGGCATCAAATCCTCTGCAAGG GTGATgtacttttcctcagtttttccCTATGTGGTGCTCTTCATTTTCCTCATCAGAGGGACGTTATTGGATGGAGCCATAGATGGAATCACATACATGTTTTATCCCAAA CTTGAGATTTGGGGGAACGTACAGGTGTGGCGCCAGGCAGCTACTCAGGTGTTTTTTGCATTGGGTCTGGGCTATGGCTCTGTTATCGCATATTCCTCCTACAATCCAGTCCACAACAACTGCCACAGGGATGCCCTGATGGTCTCCAGCATCAACTTTATGACATCTGTGCTGGCCTCACTGGTGGTGTTCGTGGTGCTGGGTTTCCGGGCCAAAACCATCGCCCTACATTGCGTTGCTGA AAATCTTGGTGTGTTAAATCTTATGTCCTCTAATGGATCCAGCCAGCACTGGTGGCCTTCGTTCAACGTTACGGATCCGAACTCTGTGTCTTTACCTGAATACAGACAGTGGTACCATGAGCACGGCTCCACACTGGGTCAGTTCACTGACTGCAATTTGGAGGAGGAGATGAACAAG GGCGTTGAGGGGACGGGCCTGGCATTCATAGCGTTCACTGAAGTCATGGCCCTCTTCCCGGCCAGCCCCTTCTGGTCCACGCTGTTTTTCCTGATGCTCCTCAACCTGGGCCTGAGCACCATGTTCGGGACCATGCAGGGAATCCTCACGCCTCTCATGGACAACTTTAAACTCCTCGGCCGCCATCGGACCATCCTCACCG tGTTCAGCTGTGCTTTGGGGTTCATAATTGGTTTATTGTTCACCCAGCGATCTGGCAATTATTTTGTGATGATGTTTGACGACTACTCTGCAACCCTACCACTTGTTATTGTTGTGATTTTCGAAACAATCAGTGTGGCATGGGTTTATGGCACAGATCG TTTCCTGGATGATATTGAACTCATGCTCAAGTGGCGCCCTCCGGTGGTGTACAAATATCTCTGGAAATACGTGTGTCTGCTGGCAAtggttggtctcctggctgccAGTTTACTGCGAATGGTTTTCAAGGGACCCACGTACACCGCCTGGAATCAGACCGCA GCCTCTGAGATGACACTGGAGTACCCAGGCTGGGCCCTGGCTATGATCGTCTTGCTCATCGTGTTCGCCAGCCTTCCTGTGCCCATCGGTTACATCCACTCCGTGCTGAAAAAGCGCTCCGCCCTCGACGTCCCCCCCCAGGAGGGCCCCGGCCCCGAGGTGCACCGCAAGCTGTACACCAAGTGCAACTCCACCGATCAGCTGGACTCCAACTCACATCCGGCCCCCTGTGAGGAAGACGGGGTTCGTCCCAGGACTTCCTTCCTGCCGGTGGGCAACGAGCAGTACCGGCTCCTtccacagcaggaggaggaggaaggggaagaagaagaggaggaagacacGGGAGTGTGA